One stretch of Natronobacterium gregoryi SP2 DNA includes these proteins:
- a CDS encoding thioredoxin family protein, which produces MSPKPVRLQDDDALERFVTDHEVALVELYTSGCPKCQAMEPVLGNVGRSTTIPVGLAKLGDDPVLLERFDVQSVPTLVLFREGEQVARVSEGFLGGDEVVDFVEDHAPGAVPEDA; this is translated from the coding sequence ATGAGCCCGAAACCCGTCCGACTCCAGGACGACGACGCTCTCGAGCGGTTCGTCACGGATCACGAGGTGGCGCTCGTGGAGTTGTACACGAGCGGTTGTCCGAAGTGTCAGGCCATGGAGCCGGTGCTCGGGAACGTCGGTCGGTCGACGACGATTCCCGTGGGGTTGGCGAAACTCGGCGACGACCCCGTGCTGCTCGAGCGGTTCGACGTACAGTCGGTCCCGACGCTCGTCCTGTTCCGAGAGGGTGAGCAAGTTGCCAGGGTCTCCGAGGGATTTCTCGGCGGCGACGAGGTCGTCGACTTCGTCGAGGACCACGCCCCTGGGGCCGTCCCCGAAGACGCGTGA
- a CDS encoding aldehyde ferredoxin oxidoreductase C-terminal domain-containing protein, whose protein sequence is MLHATGPLLTVDIGERTATKTEIDDLLESYVGGRALATALAHERIPFDADPFGPENRAYLSTGPLQQSQMSFTGRMNMTSLSPLTDGLASTNAGGFLSRNFADAGISVFEVVGESDELLAIHVTDDGVEFEEVPELEEATVPAVSDHMEDEHGLGPENCIAIGPAGENLVRFASVMTFDSRAFGRGGLGAVLGAKNVKCVTFEGDAAPELEVEIPDPPESEIHREAATADDRMRRQGTTGGTEFINDNFSLPTRYFREYEFEHAENIGGDAVEAKKYEKGTCSTCAYACKLPTRDEETGLETEGPEFETVYSFGSMQGMDDIVDVMKGNDRCDTLGMDTISAGVTVAAYLESKDEFGNADLAHEITEKIAYREGVGDLLAEGVDRCHDELGVDNLTVKGMEFAAHDGRVLHGQGLSYAVANRGADHMYGGMLSLEYSGELDPEGTLGKAEQLVTEENYNAFRDTGVVCAFGGDYVTEERLETLFDADYADLLAVGAKTVELERHFNNQRGFDEEEDRLPYEIPDLEEAVAEYYEARGWREDGTVTESPVLEGVPADD, encoded by the coding sequence ATGCTTCACGCCACCGGGCCGTTGCTCACCGTCGACATCGGCGAGCGGACGGCGACCAAAACCGAAATCGACGACCTGCTCGAGAGCTACGTCGGCGGGCGCGCCCTCGCGACGGCGCTCGCCCACGAGCGCATCCCGTTCGACGCCGATCCCTTCGGTCCCGAGAACCGCGCCTATCTCTCGACAGGACCACTCCAGCAGTCTCAGATGTCGTTTACTGGCCGAATGAACATGACTAGCCTCTCACCGTTGACCGACGGGTTGGCCTCGACGAACGCCGGCGGTTTCCTCTCGAGAAACTTCGCCGATGCAGGGATCAGCGTCTTCGAGGTCGTCGGAGAGAGCGACGAACTGCTTGCCATCCACGTCACCGACGACGGGGTCGAATTCGAGGAGGTGCCCGAACTCGAGGAAGCGACGGTTCCAGCGGTCTCCGACCACATGGAAGACGAGCACGGCCTCGGCCCCGAGAACTGCATCGCGATCGGTCCTGCAGGGGAGAACCTCGTTCGCTTTGCGTCCGTGATGACGTTCGACTCGCGGGCGTTCGGTCGCGGTGGCCTCGGCGCGGTCCTGGGCGCAAAGAACGTCAAGTGTGTCACGTTCGAGGGCGACGCCGCGCCGGAACTCGAGGTCGAGATTCCGGACCCGCCGGAGTCCGAAATTCACAGGGAGGCGGCTACCGCGGACGACCGAATGCGCCGCCAGGGGACCACCGGCGGCACGGAGTTCATCAACGACAACTTCTCTCTGCCGACGCGGTACTTCCGAGAGTACGAGTTCGAGCATGCGGAGAACATCGGCGGCGACGCTGTCGAAGCGAAAAAGTACGAGAAAGGCACTTGCTCGACTTGCGCCTACGCGTGTAAGCTTCCGACTCGAGACGAGGAGACTGGCCTCGAGACCGAAGGCCCCGAGTTCGAGACCGTCTACTCCTTCGGCTCGATGCAGGGGATGGACGACATCGTCGACGTGATGAAAGGCAACGACCGCTGTGACACCCTCGGGATGGACACCATCTCCGCGGGCGTTACCGTCGCGGCCTACCTCGAGAGCAAAGACGAGTTCGGCAACGCCGACCTCGCCCACGAGATCACCGAGAAGATCGCCTACCGCGAGGGAGTCGGCGACCTTCTCGCCGAGGGCGTCGACCGCTGCCACGACGAACTCGGCGTCGACAACTTGACCGTCAAAGGCATGGAGTTTGCCGCCCACGACGGCCGCGTCCTCCACGGACAGGGCCTGTCCTACGCCGTCGCTAACCGCGGTGCAGACCACATGTACGGCGGGATGCTCTCCCTCGAGTACAGCGGCGAACTCGACCCCGAGGGGACACTCGGCAAGGCTGAACAACTCGTCACAGAGGAAAACTACAATGCCTTCCGCGACACCGGCGTCGTCTGTGCCTTCGGCGGCGATTACGTCACCGAAGAGCGCCTCGAGACCCTGTTCGACGCCGACTACGCCGACCTGCTCGCAGTTGGCGCGAAGACGGTCGAACTCGAGCGACACTTCAACAACCAGCGCGGCTTCGACGAAGAGGAGGACCGGCTTCCGTACGAGATTCCCGATCTCGAAGAGGCCGTCGCGGAGTACTACGAGGCTCGCGGCTGGCGCGAAGATGGGACCGTGACGGAGTCGCCGGTGCTCGAGGGTGTTCCGGCGGACGACTGA